A segment of the Romboutsia sp. 13368 genome:
ACCTATAATTGTGTTTGGTTTTACTTTTTTTATATTTTCGCATAGTTTTACTATATCTAATATGTTCCAAATATAAGTTGAGAATAATATTACATCATAATCATGCTTATATATATCTTTTAATATATAGTCCAAATCATTATTAATTGTATATTCTCTTATATCTGCATCAACTATATCTTTTGTATATGCTTTTAAATATCTTATTGCTAAATTTGTATGTATAAACTTAGAATTTAACGTTGTTAATAAAATTTTCAATTATTTCACCTCTTTATTAAGATTATTGTATATTTTTATGCTGTTTTTAGGTTAAAATAATATGTGTAAAACATTATCAAAAAAATTTTTAATAGAAGGTTTTTACATATATTTTGTAGAATATTAGTATTATAAGTATATAAATTAGAAAAGGAGTTTTTTATGGAATTATTTGACCAAGTATCTATCAACGCTTTATCAAAAAGAGACTTATTACTTATTATAAAGGCATTAGAATACACTAGTGAAAATACAGGTCTTGAAGATTTTATCGATCTTAGAAATAGTATGGTAAAAGAAATCTGCTTTTTAAGTGAAACAAGCGAAGAAGACTTTATAAATTATCTAGAATCAAATAACTAATCTCTATGATTTTTTAAATTTTAATAGATATCGTCCAGATTTAGACTTAATATTTATATTTAATATATTATTATTAAAAGTCTTAGATACAATATTTATCTGATTAAATATAGGGTCATTATATGTATCACCCTCATTAAGATTTATTAAGTATCTTGGATCTGACTTTTTATCGTATATTTTTTTGTTAATTTTATACTTTCTTAATTTAAGTATATATTCTGACATTGATAAAATAAAGTCTATATTATCTATATTAGTGTTCTCAGTATTTCCTAGTATAGATAGTATAGATTTTTTTATACTTTCACTTCCAAAGTCTTTAACTTCTCTATCTTCTATGTATATATCATATAATATATTTAATAAACTTCCTAAAATTTTATAATTATCATACTCTTCAACTTTCAAGTCTATATATTTATCTATTAGTTGTATTGCATTTATTCTTGCCATATGAAATTTTATAGTACTAGGCTTATCTAAAGATATAGTAAAACCTATAATTTGTTCTTTAATTTTTTGAAGTAAATCTTTATATTCTATATTTTTATCTTCTATTATATTATGAATAATTGAGTTATATAAAACAGAAGATAATATATATTCGAATAAATATTCTTCTTTTTTTAAGTATCTAACATACTTTTGTATTAATTCTACTACCTCATCCTCACTTTTTTGAATATTAGTATTAGAAATAATTACTGGTAATAAAATATTAAGTATATTATTGTACTCTGGTATTTCTCCATAAAATCTATAATATATCAATTCATCTCTTAATCTATTATTATCTACATATACACATCTCTGTGTTTTATTATCTATTAAACACTTTGTATTAATTATAATTAAATCTTTTAAATATTTATCTTTTATATCAAAAGCTGATATATAAGCTGTTTTAATTAGATTATCTTTCATAAATATGATTTTCCTCGTAATATTTTATAATTATTATTTTTATCAAGTAATTACTTTAATATACTTATTATAATCTATACTAATAAAAAAAAATAGACAGCTTATAAGCTGTCGTTTATACAGGAGAGTAGCAGTATATACTACTACCCTTATTTATTATAATTACATTCNNNNNNNNATTACATTCTAATATGTAATATATCCATTTCGACATCCCTGTATTTTATATAAATTACATTCTTTCTGGTGCATGCATTCCTAATAATTTAAGACCATTTTCTAAAGCTTGTCTTGTAGATGCAACTAAAGCAAGTCTTGCTTTTCTTAACTCTGCATCTTCTACTAATATAGAGTTATCATGGTAGAATTTATTAAATGCTTGTGCTAAATCTAATACAAATCTTGTTATTATATGAGGTTCATTCTTTCTCATAGCATTAACTATTGTTTTATTAAATGATGCTATAACTTTTAAAACTTCTGCACTATCTACATCATTTAGTAATTCATAATTTATATCTGTTGTAACTTCTTCTTCAGCTTTTCTTAAAACTGCACAACATCTAGCATGAGTATATTGAACGTAAGGTCCTGTTTCACCTTCGAAACTTAATGTTCTTGACCATGAGAATGTGTAGTCTTTTATTCTACTATTTGATAATTCCTGGAATACTACTGCTCCAACCCCAACTTGCTTAGCTATTTCATCAACATTTAAAGCATTTGGATTTTTAGCAAGCATAGTTTCTTTTGTCTTTTCTATAGCTTGTTTTAAAACATCTTCTAAGAATACTACTCTACCTTTTCTTGTAGACATAGTTCCTTCTTCTAATGCAACCATACCAAATGGAACATGTATCATATCTTTTGCCCATTCAAATCCAACAAGCTCTAAAACTTTAAATAATTGTTGGAAGTGTAAACTTTGTTGAGAACCAACTACATATATACACTTTTCAAAGTCATAGTTTTCTTTTCTATATAATGCTGCAGCTAAATCTCTTGTCATATATAATGTTGAACCATCATTTTTAGTTATAAGTGCTGGCGGCATGTTGTATTCTTCTAGGTCTACTATGTTCGTTCCTTGAGACTCTTGAAGTAATCCTTTATCTTTTATTATATCTATAACTTTATCCATTTTATCAGAATAGAAACTTTCTCCATTATATGAGTCAAATTCTATATCTAATAAATCATAAACTCTAGCAAATTCTTTTAAACTTTCATCTCTGAACCATTGCCATAATGCTTTAGCTTCTTCATCACCGTTTTCTAATTTAGTGAACCAAGCTCTTGCTTCGTCTTCCATTTCTGGATGCTTTTCAGCTTCATCATGGAATTGTATGTATAATTTTAATAACTCTGGTATTGGGTTAGCTTCTACAGCTGCTTTATCTCCCCATAATTTGAAAGCTACTATAAGCTTACCAAATTGTGTACCATAGTCTCCTAAGTGGTTTATTCTAACTGTATTATATCCTTGAGAATCATATATTTTATATAAAGCATTTCCTATAACCGTAGTTCTTATATGTCCTATATGGAAAGGCTTAGCTATATTAGGAGATGAGAAATCTATTACTATAGTTTTATCTTTTCCTAAATCGCTGTGTCCGTACATTTCTTTTTTAGTTAATACATCTTTTATAACCGTTTCTGCTAATTGAGATTTATTAACAAAGAAGTTTATATATCCACCTAATGGTGTAACCTTCGATACAACACCTTTAGCTTCTATTTTAGATGATAACTCTTCTGCTATCATATTAGGCGCTTTTCTAAATACCTTTGCTAATTTAAAGCATGGAAATGCAAAATCTCCCATATCCTTATTTGGCGGTACTTCTATAAGTGCTGTTATTTCTTCTAAAGTCAATTCTTCTATATGCTCTTTTAAGCATGATGCTACTGCTATTTTAAAGTCTTGCATTATTTTGCTCCTCTCTTTTATTATTATTTTATGGTAAATCAAATTCTAAGTTTTTTCAAGGTCTTTGAAACTATTTACTATATATATTTAAATTAAATCCTTTTCACTAATAACTTCTATTCCATTTTTTCTAAGCAAAGCTGCTGTTACTCCAACTCCAGGTATCTTTTTTCCTGTAAAAGTTCCGTCATATATGCAATTAGAACCACATGATGGACTGCCTTCTTTTAAGATTGCTTTTTTACAATCATACAAATTAGCTATTTTTAAAGCCTCTTGTGCACCTTGTTTAAATTTTTTTGTTACATCTAATCTTTTATTATTAATTACACTAGTTTTTCCTTCTATAACAGCATTTCCATCGAATTTTATAATTTCTGATGGTTCACGTGGAGTGGACATGCCGCCTAATTGCTCAGGACAAACTACTATAAACTGCTTGTCTTTAAGATATTCTTCTACTTTATCATTTTTATTATTATCGCCATTGTACTTACAGTTTATTCCAAGTAAGCATGCAGACACTAATATCATATCCATCCCACCTTATACTTTATATTATTTTAAAGTAACAATTGTTACTCCTGCTCCACCTTCACCGTATTGACCAGCTCTTTGTGATTTTACATGTTTATTTCTTCTTAATATATCTTGAAGTCCTGATTTTAAAACTCCAGTACCTATACCATGTATTATTGTTACATTTTCTAGACCTGCAACATATGCATCATCTAAATATTTTTCAACTTCCATAATAGCTTCTTCTAAGTTCATTCCTCTTAGATCTACTTCACTCTTTACATTACCAGACTTAGATTTTATTATATTTCTAGTTGATTTTGTTACTGTCTTTTTTACATCCTTTTTAGCTTTTTGTAGTGATTTAAATGGTAGAGTCATTTTCATTATACCAATTTGAACTACAGCTTCTTTTTTATTTTTATCAACAGAAACAACTGTACCTTCTTGATTTAAAGTTATTACTCTTACATCTTCTCCTGGTTTTAAATCTGTTATTTCTTTAGTTGCAACTTTAGGAACTATCATACTCTTAACTGTAGGCTGTAAACTTCCCATGGTACTACTTAGTTCTTTTCTAAGTGCTTCTATTTGTTGATTTTTTTCTTTAGATGCTCTTTCTTCTTCTAATCTTCTTAATTCTTTTATTATATTATCTACTTCTTCTTTAGCTTGTCTTGTTATTCTAAATGCTTCTTGTCTTGCTTGTTCAAGCATCTTTTCTTTTTGACTTGAAAACTTTTCAAGTTTTTCATCATATTCTGCTTTTAAGTTTTCTATACTTTGTCTTAACTTCTCAGCCTTAGCTCTTTCTTCTTCAGCTTTTAATCTATTTTTCTCTGCACTTTGTAATATATCTTCTAATTCTATATTATCACTATCTATAAATTCCTTAGCTCTAGTTATTATATAATCACTAAGCCCTAATTTCTTAGATATTTCAAATGCATTTGATTTACCTGGAACTCCTATTAAAAGTTTATATGTTGGACTTAATGTTTCTAAATCAAACTCAACTGCTGCATTTTCCACACCATCTTTAGTAAGAGCATAATTCTTTATCTCAGTATAGTGAGTTGTAGCTATACATCTAGCACCAGCCATTGCTACATCTTCAAGTATTGCTATAGCAAGAGCTGCTCCTTCTATAGGGTCTGTACCTGCACCTAATTCGTCAAATATAACTAAAGAATTTTCAGTTACATCTTTTAATATAGATACAATATTAGTCATATGAGATGAGAAAGTTGATAAACTTTGTTCTATACTTTGTTCATCACCTATATCTGCAAATACATTGTCATATACACACATACTACTTCCATAGTCTGCAGATATATGAAGACCACTTTGAGTCATAAGTGCAAATAATCCAACTGTCTTTATTGTTACAGTTTTACCACCTGTATTAGGACCAGTTATAACTAAAGTGTGGAAGTCTCTTCCTAAGTATACACTATTCGGTACTACAGTCTTTCTATCTAATAATGGATGTCTACCATTTTTTATATTTATAAATTTATCTTCATTTAATTTTGGCTCTACTGCTTTCATTTGCATAGATAATTTACCCTTTGCAAAAGCAAAATCAAGTCTTCCTAGTATTTCTTGATTAGATATTAAGTCTTCACTTATTTCTCCAACCATACCAGATAACTCTTGAAGTATTCTTTCGATTTCTTCTTGTTCACTAAGTCTTAATTGTCTAAGCTCATTGTTCATATCAACTATACTTATAGGCTCTATGAATAAAGTTGCACCTGATGATGATTGGTCGTGAACTATACCTGAAA
Coding sequences within it:
- the argS gene encoding arginine--tRNA ligase translates to MQDFKIAVASCLKEHIEELTLEEITALIEVPPNKDMGDFAFPCFKLAKVFRKAPNMIAEELSSKIEAKGVVSKVTPLGGYINFFVNKSQLAETVIKDVLTKKEMYGHSDLGKDKTIVIDFSSPNIAKPFHIGHIRTTVIGNALYKIYDSQGYNTVRINHLGDYGTQFGKLIVAFKLWGDKAAVEANPIPELLKLYIQFHDEAEKHPEMEDEARAWFTKLENGDEEAKALWQWFRDESLKEFARVYDLLDIEFDSYNGESFYSDKMDKVIDIIKDKGLLQESQGTNIVDLEEYNMPPALITKNDGSTLYMTRDLAAALYRKENYDFEKCIYVVGSQQSLHFQQLFKVLELVGFEWAKDMIHVPFGMVALEEGTMSTRKGRVVFLEDVLKQAIEKTKETMLAKNPNALNVDEIAKQVGVGAVVFQELSNSRIKDYTFSWSRTLSFEGETGPYVQYTHARCCAVLRKAEEEVTTDINYELLNDVDSAEVLKVIASFNKTIVNAMRKNEPHIITRFVLDLAQAFNKFYHDNSILVEDAELRKARLALVASTRQALENGLKLLGMHAPERM
- a CDS encoding DUF523 domain-containing protein; protein product: MILVSACLLGINCKYNGDNNKNDKVEEYLKDKQFIVVCPEQLGGMSTPREPSEIIKFDGNAVIEGKTSVINNKRLDVTKKFKQGAQEALKIANLYDCKKAILKEGSPSCGSNCIYDGTFTGKKIPGVGVTAALLRKNGIEVISEKDLI
- a CDS encoding endonuclease MutS2, translated to MNQKSLRVLEFNKIIELLKSKASSSLGLRYIEELVPSSNFEEVKYMQQETSETQAILTKRGYVGLQGIHDIEDKAKRAGVGASLDPGSLIMIADTLRAARTLKNSLSGSDEEDFNYPIIQSLSNGLYTYRDVEDAIYNAIISELEISDNASSTLRDIRRRIVQKNQSIRSKLNSIISSTTYQKYLQDAIISVRGDRFVVPVKAEYRSQVSGIVHDQSSSGATLFIEPISIVDMNNELRQLRLSEQEEIERILQELSGMVGEISEDLISNQEILGRLDFAFAKGKLSMQMKAVEPKLNEDKFINIKNGRHPLLDRKTVVPNSVYLGRDFHTLVITGPNTGGKTVTIKTVGLFALMTQSGLHISADYGSSMCVYDNVFADIGDEQSIEQSLSTFSSHMTNIVSILKDVTENSLVIFDELGAGTDPIEGAALAIAILEDVAMAGARCIATTHYTEIKNYALTKDGVENAAVEFDLETLSPTYKLLIGVPGKSNAFEISKKLGLSDYIITRAKEFIDSDNIELEDILQSAEKNRLKAEEERAKAEKLRQSIENLKAEYDEKLEKFSSQKEKMLEQARQEAFRITRQAKEEVDNIIKELRRLEEERASKEKNQQIEALRKELSSTMGSLQPTVKSMIVPKVATKEITDLKPGEDVRVITLNQEGTVVSVDKNKKEAVVQIGIMKMTLPFKSLQKAKKDVKKTVTKSTRNIIKSKSGNVKSEVDLRGMNLEEAIMEVEKYLDDAYVAGLENVTIIHGIGTGVLKSGLQDILRRNKHVKSQRAGQYGEGGAGVTIVTLK